The Roseococcus microcysteis genome contains a region encoding:
- a CDS encoding DUF6441 family protein: MLNVRRVGMDLKRQMEAEIKAGQQAARATVQLVGEETLGTMRDQARAGFPMAAERMARTWRLQVFPRPGKPTLRPTALISSRAPTIADGFDRGATIRAKGGKFLAVPTQENRGGGLRNRRPRITPAQMVAAKKQTFVLPIKGSQNKLWCIRVTEANSRTKAGRIQRQAIAGNRVRVGARRTSIGGRSLSAGQYGARLLEQGFVPMFLLLRQVQLRKAFDIAGTARRAHDRMMQVLRTSYAAQP; this comes from the coding sequence GGCCGAGATCAAGGCCGGCCAGCAGGCCGCGCGCGCGACGGTGCAGCTGGTGGGCGAGGAGACGCTGGGCACGATGCGCGACCAGGCGCGCGCCGGCTTCCCCATGGCGGCCGAGCGCATGGCGCGGACGTGGCGCCTCCAGGTATTTCCGCGCCCCGGCAAGCCCACCTTGCGGCCCACGGCGCTGATCAGCAGCCGGGCGCCCACCATCGCGGATGGCTTTGACCGCGGCGCGACGATCCGCGCCAAGGGCGGCAAGTTCCTGGCAGTGCCGACGCAGGAGAACCGAGGCGGCGGGCTCCGCAACCGCAGGCCGCGCATCACGCCCGCGCAGATGGTCGCGGCCAAGAAGCAGACCTTCGTGCTGCCCATCAAGGGCAGCCAGAACAAGCTGTGGTGCATCCGTGTGACCGAGGCGAACAGCCGCACCAAGGCGGGCCGGATCCAGCGTCAGGCCATTGCGGGAAACCGCGTCAGGGTGGGCGCGCGCCGGACCAGCATCGGCGGCCGGTCCCTGTCGGCCGGGCAGTATGGCGCGCGGCTGCTGGAACAGGGCTTCGTGCCGATGTTCCTGCTGCTCAGGCAGGTGCAGCTCAGGAAGGCCTTCGACATCGCGGGCACGGCGCGGCGGGCGCATGACCGGATGATGCAGGTGCTCCGCACCAGCTACGCGGCCCAGCCATGA